The Planococcus versutus genome contains a region encoding:
- a CDS encoding hydantoinase/oxoprolinase family protein: protein MYRVAVDVGGTFTDIVLQNEKTGEFFGTKTPSTTHDQSEGLITGIRKICKEQNIDVNDIHSIIHGTTVATNAVLEEKGAKVGLITTAGFEQILHVARSWTPAPVSAWMGFLKPEPLADLIHTAGAKERMTAQGTVHLVLDEEDIKEKIKGFYDQGIQSLTISLLNSYANSDHEERIREIAEEINPDIPVSISHDILPEFREYERTLTTVMNSYVRPSMQLYLNNVATKLANEKVESHISIVRSDGGLMSIEAASSRPVHTMLSGPAGGVTASAMIGNQTGYKNIISFDMGGTSTDVSLTYNGVPKVVRETLVGVFPVKSPSLGVVSIGAGGGSIAHVPLTGALRVGPRSAGATPGPACYSKGGTDPTVTDANMVLGYLPASLVGGEMKLDIEASKEAIKPIAEKLGVDVYAAALGIYNIVNENMYGATRVVSVEKGYDPREFSLLALGGAGPLHANAIGDLSGSFPVIIPPTPGVLSALGFLQADIRNEYSKTFIKLLSQLQTEDVVSELTGLGDNCDQWLAGEHVPANQRTTKYEVDVRYLRQGHEIPFEIDLNKLKEEGLALIKNRFDEMHQVAFGFKMDTEVEIVNVRAVAIGKVDSPKLPTVKPGDSDASKAIVDDTHEAYFDNAFQKTLIYDRHFLVPNNRITGPAIVTQKDSTTLILPGNVAVVDENLNLLIQREA from the coding sequence ATGTATAGAGTGGCAGTAGACGTCGGTGGAACTTTTACAGATATAGTATTACAAAATGAAAAAACTGGTGAATTTTTTGGTACAAAAACACCCTCTACGACGCATGATCAGTCAGAAGGATTAATTACAGGAATCAGGAAGATTTGTAAGGAACAAAATATAGACGTCAATGACATCCATTCAATCATCCATGGGACGACTGTTGCAACTAATGCAGTTCTTGAAGAAAAGGGAGCAAAGGTTGGATTGATCACTACAGCAGGTTTTGAACAAATTTTACATGTAGCGCGCTCTTGGACGCCGGCACCTGTAAGTGCTTGGATGGGTTTCTTAAAGCCTGAACCTCTAGCAGATCTAATTCACACTGCTGGAGCAAAAGAACGAATGACTGCTCAAGGTACTGTACATCTAGTGCTTGATGAAGAAGATATTAAAGAGAAAATCAAAGGATTTTATGATCAGGGAATTCAGAGTTTAACGATTAGCTTATTAAACTCCTATGCCAATTCAGATCACGAAGAGCGTATTAGAGAAATAGCGGAAGAGATCAATCCTGATATTCCAGTTTCTATTTCCCACGATATACTCCCTGAATTCAGAGAGTACGAGAGAACATTGACAACAGTAATGAATTCTTATGTTCGACCATCCATGCAATTATATTTGAACAATGTAGCAACTAAACTAGCAAATGAAAAAGTAGAAAGTCATATTAGTATCGTTCGATCCGACGGTGGATTGATGAGTATCGAAGCGGCATCTTCAAGACCGGTTCATACGATGCTGTCAGGTCCGGCAGGTGGAGTAACTGCATCAGCGATGATTGGTAATCAAACGGGATATAAAAACATTATTTCATTCGATATGGGTGGAACTTCAACAGACGTTTCATTGACATACAATGGAGTGCCTAAAGTAGTAAGAGAAACGCTAGTTGGTGTATTCCCGGTTAAATCTCCTTCTCTAGGTGTAGTCAGTATCGGAGCAGGCGGAGGGTCAATCGCTCACGTTCCATTAACAGGAGCATTGCGAGTGGGACCAAGAAGTGCGGGTGCAACACCTGGACCTGCTTGTTATAGCAAAGGCGGAACGGATCCGACTGTAACAGATGCCAATATGGTATTAGGTTATCTGCCAGCAAGTTTAGTTGGTGGAGAGATGAAGTTGGATATCGAAGCATCTAAAGAAGCGATCAAGCCAATAGCTGAGAAACTGGGTGTCGATGTATATGCGGCAGCGCTAGGAATTTATAATATCGTCAATGAAAATATGTACGGTGCTACGCGTGTCGTATCTGTAGAAAAGGGTTATGATCCACGTGAGTTTTCTTTATTAGCACTAGGTGGAGCAGGGCCGTTGCATGCAAATGCGATTGGAGATTTATCGGGAAGTTTCCCGGTTATCATCCCTCCAACTCCAGGAGTACTATCAGCTTTAGGTTTCTTACAAGCGGATATCCGAAATGAATACTCTAAAACGTTCATTAAGCTATTGAGTCAATTGCAGACAGAGGACGTTGTTTCTGAACTGACAGGACTTGGAGATAATTGTGATCAGTGGCTTGCAGGCGAACACGTTCCTGCTAATCAGCGTACGACCAAATACGAAGTGGATGTTCGATACTTGAGACAAGGCCATGAAATTCCGTTTGAAATTGATTTGAATAAGTTGAAAGAAGAAGGCTTAGCTCTAATCAAGAATAGATTCGACGAGATGCACCAAGTTGCTTTTGGATTCAAAATGGATACTGAAGTGGAAATCGTCAATGTTCGTGCAGTAGCAATTGGAAAAGTGGACTCGCCAAAACTTCCAACAGTTAAACCTGGTGATTCAGATGCATCAAAAGCTATTGTTGATGACACGCATGAAGCGTATTTCGATAATGCGTTCCAGAAGACATTGATTTATGACCGTCACTTCCTTGTACCTAACAATAGAATAACAGGTCCCGCAATTGTCACACAAAAAGATAGTACGACTCTTATCCTCCCAGGAAATGTTGCTGTGGTAGATGAGAACTTAAATCTATTAATCCAAAGGGAGGCATAA
- a CDS encoding hydantoinase B/oxoprolinase family protein, producing the protein MTKIDSITVDIIENALKNSKNEMDVTLFKAAMSPVIREQHDCFPMITDAEGNMVVGNFGSHVPEVVKQFPEGVQEGDVIFVSDPYTSGGSVSHVNDWMIILPIFYESTLVGYSSMFGHVIDVGGPVPSSMPVDARSIYGEGVRFPPVKLFAKDVLNEAVIAIIKANSRTPLENYSDLMALVASCRTAEKRVQEICSRFGIETYFAAMNAALERTNLMMRDLITKILPTEPVSFEDFIDDDGLGNGPFKMKLTIWREDDHAYFDWTGTDPQSPGPINYYLSEPMFKMFIGSFLISAFDPDINFNDGFYDVLHVISPKGTLMNPEFPAALGCRTHALSRMFDVLSGALSVNAPDSSPAAGYGTSPYFIFSGVDAKGDKFNLMEVQYGGLPGRPIGDGLDGHSWWPAFVNIPTEYLETYYPLIVDSYKTGTDSGGAGFYRGGNCNEKLYTILADGIVSIHDDRALIQPWGINGGEPGSCSSKTLIKQDGKRIHLASKIDDVKVEKGDQILFITAGSGGWGDPLDRPAGKVQSDVRRGLVSKEKALKSYGVYLNDYLELDEKQTEAIRAKIKVDRGTLESFNFGERKEQVHA; encoded by the coding sequence ATGACGAAAATCGATTCGATCACAGTAGATATTATTGAAAATGCCCTAAAGAACAGTAAAAATGAAATGGATGTCACGCTATTTAAAGCAGCAATGTCTCCAGTTATACGAGAGCAGCATGACTGTTTCCCAATGATTACAGATGCTGAAGGCAACATGGTAGTAGGGAACTTTGGCTCCCACGTTCCTGAAGTTGTAAAGCAATTCCCTGAAGGCGTACAAGAAGGCGATGTCATTTTTGTAAGTGACCCGTATACGAGCGGTGGATCTGTTTCACACGTAAACGACTGGATGATTATTTTGCCGATTTTCTATGAAAGTACGCTCGTCGGATACTCTTCTATGTTTGGTCACGTGATTGATGTAGGAGGCCCAGTACCATCCAGTATGCCAGTTGATGCACGAAGTATTTACGGAGAAGGAGTAAGATTTCCTCCGGTTAAATTATTTGCCAAAGATGTACTGAATGAAGCGGTCATTGCTATCATCAAAGCCAATTCAAGAACTCCGCTTGAGAACTATAGTGATTTAATGGCACTTGTAGCGTCATGTAGAACAGCAGAAAAGCGTGTACAGGAAATTTGTTCTCGCTTCGGAATTGAAACATATTTCGCAGCGATGAATGCAGCACTTGAACGTACAAACTTGATGATGCGTGATCTGATTACGAAAATATTACCAACAGAGCCTGTGTCATTTGAAGACTTCATTGATGACGATGGATTAGGTAATGGACCATTTAAGATGAAACTGACAATCTGGCGTGAAGATGATCATGCGTACTTTGATTGGACAGGAACAGATCCACAGTCACCAGGACCGATTAATTACTATTTGAGTGAGCCAATGTTTAAAATGTTCATCGGTTCATTCCTGATTTCAGCATTTGACCCAGACATCAACTTTAACGACGGATTCTATGACGTACTGCACGTCATATCTCCAAAAGGAACATTGATGAATCCTGAATTCCCAGCTGCATTAGGATGTAGAACACATGCGTTAAGCCGTATGTTCGACGTATTAAGTGGAGCACTTTCAGTGAATGCACCAGATAGCAGTCCGGCAGCAGGATATGGAACAAGCCCTTACTTTATCTTCTCAGGAGTAGATGCTAAAGGAGATAAATTCAATCTGATGGAAGTTCAGTATGGCGGGCTTCCCGGAAGACCAATTGGTGATGGATTGGATGGTCACTCATGGTGGCCGGCATTTGTAAATATCCCTACTGAATATTTGGAAACATATTATCCGTTAATTGTAGATTCATATAAAACAGGTACAGATTCTGGAGGCGCTGGATTCTACCGTGGCGGAAATTGTAACGAGAAACTTTACACAATTTTAGCAGACGGCATCGTTTCTATTCACGATGACCGTGCATTAATCCAACCTTGGGGAATTAATGGTGGAGAGCCAGGATCATGTTCTTCGAAAACATTGATCAAACAAGATGGAAAAAGAATTCATCTTGCTTCAAAAATTGATGATGTAAAAGTAGAGAAAGGCGATCAAATCTTATTCATCACTGCTGGAAGTGGTGGATGGGGAGATCCTCTTGATAGACCGGCTGGAAAAGTACAGTCGGATGTCAGAAGAGGGCTTGTAAGTAAGGAGAAAGCTCTAAAATCTTACGGAGTTTATCTTAATGATTATCTTGAATTGGATGAAAAACAAACAGAAGCTATTCGCGCGAAAATCAAAGTTGACAGAGGTACTTTGGAATCGTTCAACTTCGGAGAAAGAAAAGAGCAAGTGCACGCGTAA
- a CDS encoding CaiB/BaiF CoA transferase family protein — MTDDKEKLPLEGVRVLELGTLLAGPFTGRLLGDFGAEVIKVEAPDKPDPMRQWGQQKDGEALWWPIQSRNKKSVTLNLRTEEGQQIFKELVKESDIIIENFRPGTMEKWGLSYEILSEINPGIIMTRTSGFGQTGPYKERAGFGSVGEAMGGLRYVTGFPDRPPSRIGISIGDTLAALFATIGTLTALQERHNSGKGQVVDTAIYESVFSVMESIIPDYLLADYVRERMGNILPGVSPSNIYMTQDETYIVIGANADGVFKRLCKAMGQPELAESSKYATHHARSDNMTELDELIEVWTKTQTAKDALSILAEEGVPSGLIYSAKDILEDPQYEAREMIITREHPVLGDFPMPGVVPKLSRTPGEVKTVGAEVIGKHNEEIYGGLLRYDAEKLKALKENNVI, encoded by the coding sequence ATGACAGATGATAAAGAGAAATTACCATTAGAAGGTGTACGTGTTTTGGAGCTCGGTACATTATTAGCCGGACCTTTTACTGGTCGTTTGCTTGGGGATTTCGGTGCTGAAGTAATTAAAGTAGAAGCGCCTGATAAGCCAGACCCAATGAGACAGTGGGGACAGCAAAAAGATGGAGAAGCTCTTTGGTGGCCTATTCAATCCAGAAATAAAAAATCGGTGACGTTGAATTTACGAACTGAAGAAGGACAACAGATTTTTAAGGAATTGGTCAAAGAATCGGATATTATTATCGAGAATTTCCGCCCAGGCACAATGGAGAAGTGGGGGCTCTCATACGAAATATTATCTGAGATCAATCCTGGAATTATCATGACAAGAACTTCAGGCTTCGGCCAGACGGGACCTTATAAAGAAAGAGCAGGATTCGGAAGTGTAGGAGAAGCAATGGGTGGACTGCGCTATGTAACTGGTTTCCCGGATCGTCCGCCATCAAGAATCGGTATTTCAATTGGCGACACATTAGCAGCACTTTTCGCAACGATTGGTACATTAACAGCATTACAGGAAAGACATAATTCAGGCAAAGGACAAGTTGTTGATACTGCGATTTACGAGTCGGTATTCTCTGTTATGGAAAGTATTATTCCCGATTATTTATTGGCTGATTATGTACGTGAACGGATGGGGAATATTTTACCTGGAGTATCACCGTCTAATATCTACATGACACAAGATGAAACGTATATTGTAATCGGTGCAAATGCTGATGGTGTGTTCAAGCGTTTGTGTAAAGCAATGGGACAACCTGAATTAGCGGAAAGTTCGAAGTATGCAACGCATCACGCGCGGAGCGATAATATGACGGAACTCGATGAATTAATTGAAGTATGGACAAAAACACAGACAGCAAAAGATGCGTTATCTATTTTGGCTGAAGAAGGCGTGCCGTCAGGTTTGATCTATTCTGCTAAGGACATTCTTGAAGACCCTCAGTATGAAGCGAGAGAAATGATCATTACACGTGAACACCCAGTATTGGGCGATTTCCCTATGCCTGGTGTTGTTCCGAAACTGAGCCGTACTCCTGGTGAAGTGAAAACTGTAGGCGCGGAAGTGATTGGCAAGCACAACGAAGAAATTTACGGTGGCTTATTACGCTATGATGCAGAAAAACTAAAAGCGTTAAAAGAAAATAACGTTATTTAA